DNA sequence from the Sphingomonas bisphenolicum genome:
TTGCGGCCGCGCCTATCAGGCGCAACTGCCGCGCGGCACGCGCCGCCCGCCTCCACCCCTGCCCTTCGGCGGTCCGCGGGTGCGCTGATCCTTCACGCCAGACACAAGAAAGGCCCGGCTTCCATCTGGAAACCGGGCCTTTCTTTATTGAATATATTCAGAAGCGGAAGCTGGTGGTCACCATCACGCTCTGCGTGTCGAACTTGTCGCCACGATTGATGCTGGCGCCGCCCGACGGGGTGATGCGGAACGGATTGGTAGCCGGGGCCGTGCCCGCGCCGACATCTACGCGATAGTCGCCGACATTGTAGCGGGTCCACAGATAACGCGCGCCGATGGAGAAGTTGTTCGACACCTTGGCCTCGATACCACCACCCATGGTGTAGCCCCAGCCATCTTCCTTCCGATCAACTTCGGTGAAGCTGTTGGCGCCGTTGCTGGTGCTGAAGCTGTTCTTCACCTTCGCATAGGCAAGACCGCCGGTGATATAGGGCATGATGCCGCCGGGAGTCGTGTAACCCAGACGGGCACGCAGATTGGCGTTATAATCGATCCGGCGGGTCATGGTGTAGAAGGCCGGCGTGGTCGAATATTCGGTCACGCTGTCGCTGATATAAGCCTTGCCGGCTTCGGCAACGACGCCCGCAACGATGCTGCCGAACTGTCGGTCATAACCGACATGGCCCATCCAGCCGATTGCGTCCTTGTCGCTGGAGCAACCGCTGGCCGGAGTCGACCCCCGCGCCGCGCCGCCGCATGTGCCGGGCGAGAAGGCGTTGGCGCCCGTGCCGGTTCTTATAACGTCGTCATAATCGCCGTCAGCATCGGAATCGAAGCGCAGATGTTCGGCGCCATCCTTCTTCTGCCAGTTATAACCGAAAGAGCCACCGACATACGGTCCCGTCCAGTCCACCGGTGCGCTGTCCTGGGCAACCGCAGGCATCGCCAGGACGAGCGCCAGGGTGGCGCCAAGCGGCGCAATAAAGTTGGTCTTCATTTATTAGTCTCCTCGCCGGACCGGCCGTTTTCTGCCCGTCTTCTCCCCGCTAACGAGCCCGCCATGCTTTTTGTTTCAATTCCCTTTGTGACATATCGTTTCTGCCCGACATGGCTCGACGCTTGCGCCCGCCGCGCGCCCGCTTATAGCTTGTCGCATGTCCGAAGACCTGTTCGCCGCCAACACTCCCGCCACGCCGCAATATGACGCTTCCACCATCGAGGTGCTGGAGGGACTGGAGCCGGTGCGTCGCCGCCCCGGCATGTATATCGGCGGCACCGACGAGCGTGCGCTGCACCATCTGGCGTCCGAAGTGCTGGACAACAGCATGGACGAAGCGGTGGCCGGTCACGCCACCCGGATCGAGGTGACGCTGGAGGCCGGCAACAAGCTGACCATCACCGACAATGGCCGCGGCATCCCGGTGGACGCACATCCCAAATTTCCCGGCAAATCGGCGCTGGAGGTGATCCTGACCACGCTCCATTCGGGCGGCAAATTCGAGGGCAAGGCCTATGCCACCTCAGGCGGCCTGCATGGCGTGGGCATTTCCGTGGTCAATGCGCTGTCGACCGATACGGTGGTCGAAGTGGCGCGCAACAAGGAATTGTTCCGCCAGAAATTTGCGCGAGGCTTGCCCGTCACGACGCTGGAAAAGGTCGGCGCGGCGCCCAACCGGCGCGGCACGCTGGTCAGTTTCGTGCCGGACACCGAGATTTTCGGCGAACAGAAGTTCAAGCCGGCCCGGCTGCATCGGCTTGCCCGGTCCAAGGCCTATCTGTTTGCGGGCGTCGAAATCCGCTGGAAATGCGATCCGTCGCTGATCAGCGACGATACGCCGGCCGAAGCCGTGTTCCAGTTTCCCGGCGGCCTGGCCGACCATCTGAAGGAACAGGTGGGCGACCGCGATTGCGCGACCAGTGTCTTCTTTTCGGGCAATCAGGATTTCCCCGGCACCGCGGGCCGGGTCGAATGGGCGGTCGCCTGGCCGCTCTGGTCGGACGGCAGCTATAGCTGGTATTGCAACACCATTCCGACACCCGACGGCGGCACCCACGAAGCGGGACTGCGCGCCGCGCTGGTCAAGGGCATCCGCGCCTTTGCCGAACTGATCGGACAGAAGAAGGGCAAGGACATCACCGCCGATGACATCATGACGTCATCGGAAATCATGCTGTCCGTCTTCATCCGCGATCCGCAGTTTCAGAGTCAGACCAAGGATCGGCTGACCAGCCCCGACGCCGCGCGACTGGTAGAAAATGCGGTGCGCGACCATTTCGACCATTATCTGACCGACCATATGGATCGGGGCAAGGCGCTGCTCGCCTATGTGCTCGACCGCATGGACGAGCGCCTCAAGCGCAAGCAGGAGAAAGAGGTCAAGCGCAAGACCGCGACCAATAGCCGCAAGCTCCGCCTACCCGGCAAGCTGACGGATTGTTCGAACGATGACCCGGAAGGCGCTGAAATCTTTTTGGTCGAAGGCGATAGCGCCGGCGGTTCCGCCAAGCAGGCGCGCGATCGCAAGACCCAGGCGATCCTGCCCCTGCGCGGCAAGATATTGAACGTCGCGTCCGCCAATAACGCCAAGATCCTGGCCAATCAGGAAATCGCCGACATGATCCTGGCGCTGGGCTGCGGCACGCGCAAGGACTGCAACCCGGACAATCTGCGCTACGAGCGCATCGTCATCATGACCGACGCCGACGTGGACGGCGCGCATATCGCGACGCTCCTGATGACCTTCTTCTTCCAGGAAATGCCTGAACTGGTACGGCGCGGCCATCTCTATCTCGCCCAGCCGCCGCTCTATCGGCTGGTGGCGGGCGGCAAGAGCCTCTACGCCAAGGACGACGCCCATCGCGAACAGCTCATGGCCAAGGAGTTCAAGGGCAAGAAGGTGGAGGTCAGCCGCTTCAAGGGGCTGGGCGAAATGAACCCGATGCAGTTGCGCGAAACCACCATGGACCCCAAGACCCGAATGCTGATCCGCATCACCCTGCCCGACGATATCGAGGATCGGCAGCAGGTGCGCGATCTGGTCGACCGGCTGATGGGCACCAACCCCGCGCATCGCTTCGCCTTCATCCAGGAAAATGCCGCCGCGGTGGACGAGGAAGCGATCGACGCTTGAAGGACGGGCGCACCTCTGCCCTGAAGTCGGTGCGCCTGGCCATGCTGCCTCGCCTTATCGCTGGCTTATGGATGCTGATCGCCATGTTCGTGTCCCCTGCACAGGCAGCCCCCTCCCCGGCCTATCAGGCTCGCGCGGAACAGTTGCTCGCCATCCTCGGCGCTACGGGCGGCGAGGAGGCCTATTTCTCCACGCTCTTTCTGGAAGCCGTGCCGGTCGACCGCTGGCGCGCCATCGCCGCCGACCTGCGCGCCCAGCATGGCAAACCGCTGGCGCTGGGCGCGGTGCGGACCGACAGCGCCACCGCGGGTCAGGTCGAAATTCGCTATGAGCGCGCGACCGTGGGCTTCACCCTGGTCGTCGCGCCGCAAGCGCCCAATCTGGTCGTCGGCCTGCATATCGTCGGTGCCCGTACCGCCAATGACAGCCTGGACAAGGTGATGGCGGAGATCGCCGCCCTGCCCGGCACCACCGCCTTCGCGATCGCGCAACTGACCGATATGGGTCCGCAGTCGCTGCGCACCCATCGCGCCGACGCGCAGATGGCGACAGGCTCCAGCTTCAAACTCTATATTCTCGCCGAACTGGCGCGCGCGGCGGCGGGCGAGCGGCGCTGGAGCGACGTCATTCCGCTCGGCCCGAAAAGCTTCTCCGGGCGGCTGCTGAACTGGCCCGACCGCGCGCCGATGACGCTGCACAGCCTCGCCACAGCGATGATCGCCGAAAGCGACAATAGCGCGAGCGATACGCTGCTGCGCGCGCTGGGGCGGGATCGGGTAGACGCCATGCTGGCCACGACCGGCCATGCCGATGCGGCCAAGGTGCTGCCGATCCTGAGCACCGCCGAAGCCTTCGCGCTCAAAATGCCGGCCAATGCCGATCTGCGCCGCCGCTACGAAGCGGGATCGCTCGCTGACCGTCGCGGGCTGCTGCACGATGCGGCTCCCCGTCTGACTGCCGACAAGGTGGACGTAGGCAGCGTGGCTGAAATTCCCACAGCGATCGACAGCATCGAATGGTTCGCATCATCAAGGGACATGATCGGCCTGCTCGACTGGCTGCGCCTGCATGGCGGCGACGCGCTGTCGGTCCTGGCCGTCAACCCCGGCATCGCGCCCGCCGATGCGAAACGCTGGCGCTATCTGGGCTATAAGGGCGGCAGCGAACCCGGCGTGATGGCGATGAACGTGCTGGCGCAGGCGCGCAACGGCCGCTGGTATGCGGCCAGCGCCAGTTGGAACAACCCCGCCGCGCGGCTGGACGAACCAAAGCTGGTAGCGCTGATGACGAGGGCGCTTAACCTGCTGGCGGAATAGGGCCTACCTGCTCCGCCGACGCGAGATCGGCTTCTTCCGCCACCCAGGCCTGCGCCTCCTCCATGGTCAGGAAGACACGCACCCTGGGATGGACCAGGGTGCGTTCCGCTTGCGCTCTGTTCAACTGGCTGCCGACGACCACCGCCGTGCGTCCGCTGGTAAGCGTCATGCCCCCGCGCATGATGCCGGCGAGCAGATCGGCGACGTCGTTCGCCTGCACCGGGAATTCGAAGGATTCGACGATGACGTTGAAATCGTCACGGATCGCCTTGGCCTGATTGGCCTTCGCTCCCACTTCCTTGGCGAGGGCCACCACATTGTCCGCATTCCAGAAGCCTTCGACCTTCATCATCAGGCAATTGGCGCGGGGGTCATATTCTACATGAAACATCGGCGCCTCGGTCTGTGGCCAGGCACGACCTTAAAAGCCGTAACATATTGGTCCATGGCCGCTTTTCACGGACATTGCCAATCATCATCGCCCAATGGAGCGACTTAGCTCGTCAGCGCCTCGACCAGCGCCTTGACCTTCTTCTGCCGCCACTGCGGCAGCGGCGCGATCAGCCAGTAAGCGAGCAAGGTCGGCGTCGTATCGCCCACCTGCCGCACCCGGCCGGCCACCAGGTCCGCCTGCGCCAGCAACAGCGGCACCCGCGCCCGGCCAAAGCCGCTGACCGCCGCCTCGATCGCCAGGCCGCCGTCGGCGACGCGGATGATCGCGGGCTTGTCGCCCGCCGGGCAACCGGGCCAGTCGATGCGATGGTCGGGGCCACCGGCCGCCGCCTCGACCGTGACATAGGCAGCTTCGCCGATCTTGACGCCTTCATGCTCGCCTGCACCGTCGGCC
Encoded proteins:
- a CDS encoding outer membrane protein, with protein sequence MKTNFIAPLGATLALVLAMPAVAQDSAPVDWTGPYVGGSFGYNWQKKDGAEHLRFDSDADGDYDDVIRTGTGANAFSPGTCGGAARGSTPASGCSSDKDAIGWMGHVGYDRQFGSIVAGVVAEAGKAYISDSVTEYSTTPAFYTMTRRIDYNANLRARLGYTTPGGIMPYITGGLAYAKVKNSFSTSNGANSFTEVDRKEDGWGYTMGGGIEAKVSNNFSIGARYLWTRYNVGDYRVDVGAGTAPATNPFRITPSGGASINRGDKFDTQSVMVTTSFRF
- the parE gene encoding DNA topoisomerase IV subunit B gives rise to the protein MSEDLFAANTPATPQYDASTIEVLEGLEPVRRRPGMYIGGTDERALHHLASEVLDNSMDEAVAGHATRIEVTLEAGNKLTITDNGRGIPVDAHPKFPGKSALEVILTTLHSGGKFEGKAYATSGGLHGVGISVVNALSTDTVVEVARNKELFRQKFARGLPVTTLEKVGAAPNRRGTLVSFVPDTEIFGEQKFKPARLHRLARSKAYLFAGVEIRWKCDPSLISDDTPAEAVFQFPGGLADHLKEQVGDRDCATSVFFSGNQDFPGTAGRVEWAVAWPLWSDGSYSWYCNTIPTPDGGTHEAGLRAALVKGIRAFAELIGQKKGKDITADDIMTSSEIMLSVFIRDPQFQSQTKDRLTSPDAARLVENAVRDHFDHYLTDHMDRGKALLAYVLDRMDERLKRKQEKEVKRKTATNSRKLRLPGKLTDCSNDDPEGAEIFLVEGDSAGGSAKQARDRKTQAILPLRGKILNVASANNAKILANQEIADMILALGCGTRKDCNPDNLRYERIVIMTDADVDGAHIATLLMTFFFQEMPELVRRGHLYLAQPPLYRLVAGGKSLYAKDDAHREQLMAKEFKGKKVEVSRFKGLGEMNPMQLRETTMDPKTRMLIRITLPDDIEDRQQVRDLVDRLMGTNPAHRFAFIQENAAAVDEEAIDA
- a CDS encoding class A beta-lactamase-related serine hydrolase; this encodes MKDGRTSALKSVRLAMLPRLIAGLWMLIAMFVSPAQAAPSPAYQARAEQLLAILGATGGEEAYFSTLFLEAVPVDRWRAIAADLRAQHGKPLALGAVRTDSATAGQVEIRYERATVGFTLVVAPQAPNLVVGLHIVGARTANDSLDKVMAEIAALPGTTAFAIAQLTDMGPQSLRTHRADAQMATGSSFKLYILAELARAAAGERRWSDVIPLGPKSFSGRLLNWPDRAPMTLHSLATAMIAESDNSASDTLLRALGRDRVDAMLATTGHADAAKVLPILSTAEAFALKMPANADLRRRYEAGSLADRRGLLHDAAPRLTADKVDVGSVAEIPTAIDSIEWFASSRDMIGLLDWLRLHGGDALSVLAVNPGIAPADAKRWRYLGYKGGSEPGVMAMNVLAQARNGRWYAASASWNNPAARLDEPKLVALMTRALNLLAE